A window of the Thermococcus alcaliphilus genome harbors these coding sequences:
- the speB gene encoding agmatinase, with protein MELLYTYETLKLEFPMSDVEEADFVILGIPFDGTTSYKPGTRFGPTLIRQATLNLESYILDYDIDLAEVKIADVGDLAIVAGNPLETIKRGIETIEEIKKINPKAVPIVLGGEHSMTFAPVKALKPKSYVVFDAHLDLRESYEDNPWNHACVARRISELGVKVAEFGIRSGTKEEVEYAKKAGIPWVHAREYNLEKFIEVVKDLPEPVYVSVDIDVFDLSMVPSTGTPEAGGLRFWEVLEALEWLVKNKEVIGFDIMEVAGMELGDITALTAAKLLFYMIGMLSK; from the coding sequence ATGGAACTCCTCTATACTTATGAGACGCTAAAGCTTGAGTTCCCAATGAGCGATGTTGAGGAGGCTGACTTTGTAATCCTCGGCATTCCCTTTGACGGAACAACCTCCTACAAACCTGGAACAAGGTTCGGGCCTACGTTAATAAGACAAGCCACGCTTAATTTGGAGAGCTATATTTTAGATTACGATATTGACCTTGCAGAGGTAAAGATAGCTGACGTTGGCGATTTAGCAATCGTCGCAGGTAATCCGCTTGAAACAATAAAAAGAGGCATTGAGACAATAGAAGAAATCAAAAAAATAAACCCTAAGGCAGTGCCTATAGTCTTGGGTGGTGAACACTCAATGACTTTTGCCCCAGTGAAGGCATTGAAGCCGAAAAGCTACGTGGTATTCGATGCCCACCTTGATTTAAGAGAGAGCTATGAAGATAACCCCTGGAATCACGCATGTGTCGCCAGAAGGATTTCAGAATTGGGGGTTAAGGTTGCCGAGTTTGGAATAAGAAGTGGCACAAAAGAAGAGGTAGAATATGCCAAAAAGGCTGGCATACCTTGGGTTCATGCAAGGGAGTACAATCTTGAAAAGTTCATAGAGGTCGTAAAAGACCTCCCAGAGCCGGTGTATGTATCTGTGGACATAGATGTCTTTGATCTTTCAATGGTTCCTTCAACTGGGACTCCAGAAGCTGGTGGATTAAGGTTTTGGGAGGTTTTAGAGGCGCTGGAATGGTTGGTGAAGAACAAAGAGGTCATTGGTTTTGATATAATGGAAGTGGCGGGAATGGAGCTTGGAGATATTACAGCCTTAACTGCCGCAAAACTCCTCTTTTACATGATTGGAATGCTTTCAAAATGA
- a CDS encoding chloride channel protein translates to MRREEYVKKWSTILFLSILTGVVGGLGAVVFRKLIFLTRLLFFEILLPHISFYYHGYNFGYILLPAIGSLIVAPIIKNYPELKGNGIPEVIEAVIFKRGEIKGILAILKALVTSITIGSGGSVGREGPIGFIGASLASALTQTFKLSSEMKKLLTTCGLAAGIAGTFNTPFAGAMFALEVVYMGIFSINLVPIFLSAVVGNTVTLLFLGEAFEVNIPIQIAHEHIELFFLFLMGLLFGILAAYWAKFLFWLTDRFEGIKTPLWTKLFIGGLSVGVIGMFFPQYGILGVGYEGMELAIAGLLPLAVLILLGIGKMVATSVMISSGHSGGIFAPSLYIGALLGAAYGTILKLLFPTIGINPAVYALAGMAAFFSGLTQAPINQILMVAELTRGYALLPGVITSATTSFLTARFILKGSSVYTLKLERRGIRIKTGRPVVLETIPVREIMTVKPIFVYKWNTLRDVEELVAKTGHDCFPVVDEKMNVLGIVGIKDFLNLSQRIKTLPIERFLRKEYGVGYLNETAQDAFEKLMKYDQNLLPIVESPENRRLIGVVTKRDIYKAYYRALKEMYIEE, encoded by the coding sequence ATGAGAAGAGAAGAGTATGTAAAGAAGTGGTCAACTATTCTTTTCCTCTCTATACTCACAGGGGTAGTCGGTGGATTGGGGGCGGTTGTTTTCAGAAAGCTAATATTTCTCACGAGATTGCTGTTTTTTGAGATTTTACTCCCCCACATCTCCTTCTATTACCACGGTTACAACTTCGGATATATTTTGCTTCCAGCAATAGGGAGCCTCATAGTCGCACCAATAATCAAAAATTATCCCGAATTAAAGGGAAACGGCATACCCGAGGTTATAGAGGCGGTTATATTCAAAAGAGGAGAAATAAAGGGAATACTGGCAATTTTGAAGGCACTGGTAACTTCAATTACCATCGGAAGCGGAGGAAGTGTTGGTAGAGAAGGCCCCATAGGCTTCATCGGAGCTTCATTAGCCTCAGCCTTAACGCAGACTTTTAAACTCTCCTCGGAAATGAAAAAGCTCCTAACCACATGCGGTTTAGCTGCAGGAATAGCTGGGACTTTTAATACTCCATTTGCCGGAGCGATGTTCGCCCTTGAAGTCGTTTACATGGGGATATTTTCAATAAACCTCGTCCCGATATTCCTATCTGCCGTGGTCGGCAATACCGTGACGTTGCTGTTCTTAGGGGAGGCTTTTGAAGTCAATATTCCCATTCAGATTGCCCATGAACACATTGAACTTTTCTTTCTGTTCCTTATGGGTTTACTGTTTGGGATTTTAGCTGCATATTGGGCAAAGTTTCTGTTTTGGCTCACCGATAGATTTGAAGGTATTAAAACTCCACTGTGGACAAAGCTTTTTATCGGAGGGCTAAGTGTTGGCGTTATCGGAATGTTCTTCCCCCAATACGGAATACTTGGGGTTGGCTATGAAGGGATGGAGCTTGCCATTGCAGGATTGCTCCCCCTTGCAGTCCTTATCCTTTTAGGAATTGGAAAGATGGTGGCAACATCCGTGATGATATCCTCCGGGCACAGCGGCGGCATCTTCGCTCCCAGCCTTTATATTGGTGCTCTACTTGGAGCTGCGTATGGAACAATTTTAAAACTTCTTTTCCCCACCATTGGTATCAATCCAGCCGTTTATGCCCTAGCAGGCATGGCAGCGTTCTTTAGCGGACTAACTCAAGCACCAATAAACCAGATACTCATGGTGGCAGAGCTCACTAGAGGATACGCTCTTCTTCCAGGAGTTATAACCTCTGCAACAACGAGCTTTTTAACAGCCAGGTTTATTCTCAAAGGCTCTTCGGTATATACCCTAAAGCTTGAGCGGAGGGGAATTCGCATAAAAACAGGTCGCCCCGTTGTTTTAGAGACAATCCCCGTTAGAGAGATAATGACTGTAAAGCCCATCTTTGTTTACAAATGGAATACCCTAAGGGATGTGGAGGAGCTCGTTGCAAAGACCGGCCACGACTGCTTTCCGGTTGTTGATGAAAAAATGAACGTATTGGGAATAGTGGGTATAAAAGACTTCCTAAACCTCTCCCAAAGAATAAAAACGTTACCAATAGAGAGGTTTTTGCGCAAGGAATACGGTGTTGGATATTTAAATGAAACAGCTCAGGATGCCTTTGAAAAACTAATGAAATACGACCAAAACCTTCTTCCCATTGTTGAAAGTCCAGAAAACAGAAGGCTTATTGGTGTTGTAACAAAGAGGGACATTTACAAGGCATATTATAGGGCATTAAAAGAAATGTACATAGAAGAGTGA
- the glmM gene encoding phosphoglucosamine mutase has translation MGKIFGTFGVRGIANEKITPEFALKMGMAFGTLLKREQPDKELWVVVGRDTRVSGEMLKNALISGLLSVGVNVIDVGIAPTPAIQFACKYFKVDGGAVITASHNPPEYNGIKLLEPNGLGLKKEREAIVEELFFKEDFYRAKWDEIGQLVERDIIRPYIDAIKARVDVEAIRKRRPFVVVDTSNGAGSLVLPYLLRELGCKVVSVNAHPDGHFPARNPEPNEENLQGFMKIVKALGADFGIAQDGDADRSVFIDENGNFIQGDKTFALVVKAMLEENKGGLVVTTVATSHIIDELAKIYGGKVLKTKVGDLIVSRALLEHNGLVGGEENGGVIFPDHVLGRDGAMTAAKIVEIFAKSGKKFSELIDELPKFYQVKTKRHVEGDRKAIVAKVAEIAEKEGLKIDTTDGTKVLFEDGWVLVRASGTEPIIRIFAEARSEEKAREYLNVGLKLLEEALKA, from the coding sequence ATGGGCAAGATATTTGGGACGTTTGGAGTTAGAGGAATCGCAAATGAAAAGATAACCCCAGAATTTGCACTCAAAATGGGAATGGCATTTGGAACGCTCTTAAAAAGGGAACAGCCTGACAAGGAGCTCTGGGTTGTCGTAGGAAGGGACACAAGAGTTAGCGGAGAGATGCTCAAAAATGCCTTGATAAGCGGTCTTCTAAGCGTTGGAGTCAACGTCATAGATGTGGGCATAGCACCAACTCCAGCGATTCAGTTCGCATGCAAGTACTTCAAAGTCGATGGAGGGGCTGTAATAACTGCAAGCCACAATCCACCTGAATATAATGGGATAAAACTCCTTGAGCCAAATGGTCTAGGCCTCAAAAAAGAAAGAGAAGCAATTGTAGAGGAGTTATTCTTCAAAGAAGACTTTTACAGAGCTAAGTGGGACGAGATAGGTCAGCTGGTTGAGAGGGACATAATAAGGCCTTACATAGACGCAATAAAGGCGAGGGTGGATGTGGAGGCAATAAGAAAGAGAAGACCCTTTGTCGTGGTGGATACTTCGAATGGCGCAGGATCCTTAGTGCTCCCTTATCTCTTGAGAGAGCTCGGCTGTAAAGTTGTTAGCGTAAACGCCCATCCCGACGGACACTTCCCGGCAAGAAATCCAGAACCCAATGAAGAGAATCTCCAAGGATTTATGAAGATCGTGAAAGCACTTGGAGCGGACTTTGGAATAGCCCAAGATGGCGATGCAGACCGATCAGTCTTCATAGACGAGAACGGAAACTTCATACAAGGAGATAAAACCTTCGCATTAGTTGTGAAAGCAATGCTCGAAGAGAACAAGGGAGGTTTGGTCGTAACAACCGTGGCAACATCCCACATAATAGACGAGCTTGCCAAAATCTACGGAGGAAAAGTTCTGAAGACAAAAGTTGGAGATCTAATAGTTTCGAGGGCACTGCTTGAGCACAACGGTTTAGTGGGGGGAGAGGAAAACGGAGGAGTTATCTTTCCAGATCACGTTTTGGGCAGAGATGGAGCTATGACCGCTGCAAAGATAGTTGAAATCTTTGCAAAAAGCGGTAAAAAGTTCAGTGAGCTTATAGACGAGCTTCCAAAGTTCTACCAAGTAAAGACCAAAAGACACGTCGAGGGGGATAGAAAAGCAATAGTGGCAAAGGTTGCGGAGATTGCAGAGAAAGAAGGGCTAAAAATTGACACTACCGATGGAACAAAGGTTCTTTTCGAAGATGGATGGGTGCTCGTAAGGGCAAGCGGAACAGAGCCAATAATAAGAATCTTTGCAGAGGCAAGAAGTGAAGAAAAGGCAAGAGAATACCTCAACGTAGGACTAAAGCTGCTGGAGGAAGCCTTAAAGGCTTAA
- a CDS encoding mannose-1-phosphate guanylyltransferase/mannose-6-phosphate isomerase, translating into MKTLILAGGKGTRLWPLSRELMPKQFIRIFDSASLFQKTVERALKFSKPKEIFIVTNKEYKFRVLDDLKELGIEVPEENILLEPVGKNTLPAIFWGMRVIEENYGKSKVAVLPSDHLIRVNEDYVRAFENAEKLADNYFITFGIKPTKPHTGYGYIKPGEKLEGGYKVEEFKEKPDYETAKRYVEEGYYWNSGMFLFDSSLFIEEVKTLAPEVYNAFEEAKSIEEAYEKVPEISVDYGIMEKTDKAAVVPLNTYWNDLGSFDAIYEAFEKDENGNAIRISGFKGDYINVDSKDNLIITERLTATVGVEDLVIIDTGDALLVAKKGETQKVKEVYKKLVEKGDERALVHRTAYRPWGAYTVLEEGERYKIKRLTVLPGKRLSLQRHYHRSEHWVVVRGTAKVKIGEKELLLRPGESTFIPAGVVHRLENPGKVILEVIETQIGEYLGEDDIERFQDDFGRD; encoded by the coding sequence ATGAAAACACTTATCCTTGCTGGAGGAAAAGGGACTAGATTATGGCCATTGAGTAGAGAGTTAATGCCAAAGCAGTTTATAAGAATTTTCGACAGTGCATCCCTCTTCCAAAAGACCGTTGAAAGAGCGTTAAAATTCTCGAAACCCAAAGAGATATTCATCGTCACAAACAAGGAATACAAGTTTAGGGTTCTAGATGACTTGAAGGAGCTTGGTATAGAAGTTCCAGAGGAGAATATTCTTCTTGAACCTGTTGGAAAAAATACTTTGCCCGCAATTTTCTGGGGAATGAGGGTTATAGAAGAGAACTACGGGAAGTCAAAAGTTGCTGTTCTACCATCAGATCATCTAATAAGGGTTAACGAAGACTATGTAAGGGCGTTTGAAAATGCCGAAAAACTTGCAGATAACTATTTCATAACATTCGGCATTAAGCCAACAAAGCCCCACACCGGCTATGGCTACATAAAACCAGGAGAGAAACTTGAAGGGGGATACAAAGTTGAGGAGTTCAAAGAAAAGCCGGATTACGAAACCGCAAAGCGCTATGTGGAAGAGGGCTACTACTGGAACAGCGGTATGTTCCTTTTCGATAGCTCACTGTTCATTGAAGAGGTAAAGACTCTCGCTCCAGAGGTCTACAACGCCTTTGAAGAGGCGAAAAGCATAGAAGAAGCATATGAAAAGGTTCCGGAAATTTCCGTAGACTACGGCATCATGGAAAAGACTGACAAAGCAGCTGTAGTGCCACTAAACACTTACTGGAATGACTTAGGAAGCTTTGATGCAATATACGAGGCCTTTGAAAAAGATGAAAACGGAAATGCCATCAGAATAAGTGGATTTAAGGGGGACTATATAAACGTAGATTCAAAGGACAACCTAATAATAACGGAGAGGCTAACTGCAACAGTGGGAGTAGAAGACCTAGTGATAATAGACACCGGAGATGCCCTGCTCGTAGCTAAGAAGGGCGAAACCCAAAAGGTCAAAGAGGTCTACAAAAAGCTAGTAGAAAAAGGAGATGAGAGAGCCCTAGTACACAGGACTGCATACAGACCCTGGGGAGCCTATACAGTTCTTGAAGAGGGAGAGAGGTACAAAATAAAGCGCTTAACGGTCTTACCTGGCAAAAGACTATCCCTCCAAAGACATTATCATCGTTCAGAGCATTGGGTTGTTGTGAGGGGAACTGCAAAGGTAAAAATCGGAGAGAAGGAGCTACTGCTAAGGCCGGGAGAGAGCACATTCATTCCCGCAGGGGTTGTCCACAGGCTCGAAAATCCGGGAAAAGTGATCCTTGAGGTCATAGAGACTCAGATCGGGGAATATCTAGGGGAAGATGACATTGAAAGGTTCCAGGATGACTTCGGGAGAGACTAA
- the mpgP gene encoding mannosyl-3-phosphoglycerate phosphatase: MKVIFLDLDKTLIGEDYSPEPAKEIVSFLKEKGFKIVFNSSKTKAEQEYYRKALKVSDPFIVENGSAIYIPRGYFSFEFPYSRENEGYYVIELGTKYDIIKKALDEISSRFGLKYYGNSTIEEIIEFTGLPKELAELAVKREYSETIFKWAKEGFQKEIEQRGLKITRGSRFYTVTGDTDKGKAAKMLIGLYSKIGKVESYAVGDGENDIPMLEVVDHPFALNIPHKRAKNIRTIKELMEVIE, encoded by the coding sequence ATGAAGGTAATCTTCCTGGATCTGGATAAAACCCTTATTGGAGAGGATTACTCTCCAGAGCCAGCGAAGGAGATAGTGAGTTTCCTGAAGGAAAAAGGGTTCAAAATAGTCTTTAACTCTTCAAAGACAAAGGCAGAGCAGGAGTATTACAGAAAAGCACTCAAAGTCTCGGATCCCTTCATAGTTGAGAATGGGAGCGCAATTTACATTCCAAGAGGGTATTTCAGCTTTGAATTCCCATACAGCCGGGAAAATGAGGGTTACTATGTCATCGAACTCGGCACAAAGTATGATATCATAAAAAAAGCTTTAGATGAAATAAGCAGCCGCTTTGGGCTAAAATACTATGGGAATTCAACAATTGAAGAGATTATCGAATTTACTGGTCTCCCAAAGGAACTTGCAGAACTCGCTGTGAAGAGAGAATATTCAGAGACAATTTTCAAATGGGCAAAAGAGGGATTCCAAAAAGAGATAGAGCAGAGAGGGCTTAAGATCACCAGAGGCAGCAGATTTTACACTGTTACCGGAGACACTGATAAGGGGAAAGCCGCAAAAATGCTTATAGGTTTATACTCAAAGATTGGAAAAGTAGAAAGCTACGCCGTGGGGGATGGAGAAAACGATATTCCGATGCTTGAGGTTGTTGATCACCCATTTGCCTTAAACATTCCACACAAAAGAGCTAAGAACATAAGGACAATAAAAGAACTTATGGAGGTGATAGAATGA
- the mpgS gene encoding mannosyl-3-phosphoglycerate synthase — MLLEAPVYKEIFGAVKIYELQKVIKMDTETEDVPMFTVQNIPREDIYKTIGEMAIVVPMKNEKLHLVDGVLKAIPHKSPIIIVSNSKRKGPNRFKQEVDLVKHFCNLTHSKVIMIHQRDPGLAEAFRETGYEDILDEKGLVRSGKGEGMLIGIMLARAIGAKYVGFVDADNYIPGAVNEYVKDYAAGFLMSESEYTMVRLHWRHKPKVSRGTLYFKKWGRVSEITNRYLNQLISEKTAFETTIMVTGNAGEHAMTMKLAEILPFSTGYSIEPYEIVYLLERFGSWENVEEFQDVFDQGIEIFQIETLNPHFHEDKGQEHVKEMVLLSLTTIYHSKLASERLKRQILEDLRMHGIIKEDEEPPKPRVMRPIKNIDIKKWMKTLESNQETLLRFDL; from the coding sequence ATGCTTTTAGAAGCTCCGGTTTATAAAGAAATCTTTGGAGCTGTGAAGATTTACGAACTACAAAAAGTCATCAAGATGGACACGGAAACTGAAGATGTTCCTATGTTCACTGTTCAAAATATTCCAAGGGAGGATATCTACAAAACCATTGGAGAAATGGCAATAGTCGTGCCGATGAAAAACGAAAAGCTACACTTAGTTGATGGAGTTCTTAAAGCAATACCCCACAAATCGCCAATCATAATAGTCTCTAACAGCAAAAGAAAGGGGCCCAACAGATTCAAGCAGGAGGTAGATTTAGTAAAACACTTCTGCAATTTGACACACTCGAAAGTTATTATGATCCACCAGAGAGATCCCGGGCTAGCGGAGGCGTTTAGAGAGACAGGGTACGAGGACATCTTAGACGAAAAAGGACTTGTGAGAAGTGGAAAAGGAGAGGGCATGCTCATAGGAATAATGCTTGCTAGGGCAATAGGAGCCAAATACGTAGGATTCGTTGATGCAGACAACTACATACCCGGAGCGGTTAATGAATATGTCAAGGACTATGCCGCTGGATTCTTGATGAGTGAAAGTGAATACACGATGGTAAGGCTCCACTGGAGGCACAAGCCTAAAGTTAGCAGAGGAACGCTTTATTTCAAGAAGTGGGGAAGGGTGAGTGAAATAACTAATCGCTATCTGAATCAGCTGATAAGTGAGAAGACTGCATTTGAAACCACGATAATGGTAACCGGCAATGCTGGAGAACACGCAATGACAATGAAGCTTGCAGAAATTCTACCGTTTTCAACGGGCTATTCAATAGAGCCCTATGAGATAGTGTATCTTCTTGAGCGCTTTGGTAGTTGGGAAAATGTGGAAGAGTTCCAAGATGTTTTTGATCAAGGGATAGAAATATTCCAGATAGAAACGTTAAATCCCCACTTCCACGAGGATAAGGGGCAGGAACATGTAAAGGAGATGGTGCTGCTGTCTTTAACCACAATATACCACTCCAAACTTGCATCAGAGCGGTTGAAAAGGCAGATTTTAGAAGACCTCAGAATGCATGGAATAATAAAAGAGGATGAAGAACCGCCAAAACCAAGGGTCATGAGACCAATAAAGAACATAGACATCAAAAAGTGGATGAAAACCCTCGAATCAAACCAAGAAACTCTCCTGAGGTTCGATTTATGA
- a CDS encoding ADP-specific glucokinase yields the protein MRLWKRLYVNAFENALNAIPNVKGVLLAYNTNIDAIKYLDKEDLEKRITEIGRDKVFEIIENPPEKISSIEELLGGILRSIKLGKAMEWFVESEEVRRYLREWGWDELRIGGQAGIMANLLGGVYRIPTIVHVPQNPKLQAELFVDGPIYVPVFEGNELKLVHPKDAIAEEEELIHYIYEFPRGFQVFDVQAPRENRFIANADDYNARVYMRREFREGFEEITKNVELAIISGLQVLKEYYPDGTTYRDVLDRVESHLNILNRYNVKSHFEFAYTANRRVREALIELLPKFTSVGLNEVELASIMEIIGDEELAKEVLEGHIFSVIDAMNVLMDETGIERIHFHTYGYYLALTQYRGEEVRDALLFASLAAAAKAMKGNLERIEQIRDALSVPTNERAIVLEEELEKEFTEFENGLIDMVDRQLAFVPTKIVASPKSTVGIGDTISSSAFVSEFGMRKR from the coding sequence ATAAGATTGTGGAAAAGGCTGTATGTAAACGCCTTTGAGAATGCTCTAAACGCTATCCCAAACGTTAAGGGTGTTCTTCTGGCATATAACACCAACATTGATGCCATAAAATATTTAGACAAGGAAGATCTAGAAAAAAGAATAACCGAAATAGGGAGAGACAAGGTTTTTGAAATTATTGAAAATCCACCTGAAAAGATCTCCTCCATTGAAGAGCTTCTTGGTGGAATATTGAGGAGCATAAAACTTGGCAAGGCTATGGAGTGGTTTGTAGAGAGTGAGGAAGTGAGGAGATACTTAAGGGAATGGGGATGGGATGAGCTGAGAATAGGAGGGCAAGCCGGAATAATGGCGAACCTTCTTGGGGGAGTGTATAGGATTCCGACGATTGTTCATGTTCCTCAGAATCCAAAGCTTCAGGCGGAGTTGTTTGTAGATGGTCCTATTTATGTCCCCGTCTTTGAAGGAAATGAGTTGAAGCTAGTTCACCCTAAAGATGCCATTGCAGAGGAAGAAGAGTTAATCCACTACATATATGAATTTCCCAGAGGTTTTCAGGTTTTTGATGTTCAAGCACCAAGAGAGAATAGATTCATAGCCAATGCCGATGACTACAACGCGAGGGTCTACATGAGAAGGGAATTCAGAGAAGGCTTTGAGGAAATTACCAAAAATGTTGAGCTAGCGATAATAAGCGGGCTGCAGGTTTTAAAGGAATACTATCCCGACGGAACAACATACAGAGATGTTCTTGATAGAGTTGAAAGTCATTTGAATATCCTCAACCGCTACAACGTGAAGAGCCACTTTGAATTTGCATATACTGCAAACAGAAGGGTTAGAGAGGCACTTATAGAGCTTCTACCGAAGTTCACAAGTGTCGGCCTTAATGAAGTAGAACTTGCCTCAATAATGGAGATAATAGGAGATGAAGAACTGGCAAAAGAAGTTCTGGAGGGACATATCTTCTCAGTCATAGATGCGATGAATGTTTTAATGGACGAGACAGGAATTGAGAGAATTCACTTCCACACCTACGGCTACTACCTCGCCCTAACTCAATACAGAGGAGAAGAGGTAAGAGATGCTCTGCTCTTTGCATCCCTCGCTGCAGCTGCTAAAGCCATGAAAGGAAACCTTGAAAGAATAGAGCAGATTAGAGATGCCCTAAGTGTACCAACAAATGAAAGGGCAATAGTGCTTGAAGAAGAACTTGAAAAGGAGTTCACAGAATTTGAGAACGGCCTTATTGATATGGTGGACAGACAACTTGCTTTTGTGCCAACAAAGATTGTAGCATCTCCCAAGAGCACCGTTGGAATTGGAGATACCATTTCAAGCTCTGCTTTTGTCAGTGAATTTGGCATGAGGAAAAGGTAA
- a CDS encoding MBL fold metallo-hydrolase, whose product MIIKGIGLDSSSKIAFQSHAHTDHFVSGEFIISTKPTKFLSHLKKGGFYKTYRFGESFYIGDYKAKLYPAGHMLGSAQIYIKFDEFSLLYTGDVKWFKLRTAEKSKFRKADILVIEATYGLPMYNFPTPREAEKKLIAFVEEALDRKKVPTLYANQMGKAQELLKILDVHGYSARVPSDIRKVAKIYEKFGIKFNNISNDGEVVIRGFRTQKPINGIHPSELFVSGFGNLKFSNHADFWELIRIIERVKPEKIYTRYGYNREFARILRGLGYEARPVEDVLLSGELI is encoded by the coding sequence ATGATAATCAAAGGTATTGGGTTGGATTCTTCATCAAAAATTGCCTTTCAAAGTCATGCTCACACTGATCATTTTGTTAGTGGAGAGTTTATAATATCCACAAAACCCACGAAGTTCCTCAGCCATCTCAAAAAAGGTGGATTCTACAAGACCTACCGATTTGGAGAGAGCTTTTACATAGGTGATTATAAAGCAAAGCTCTATCCAGCAGGTCACATGCTGGGCTCTGCTCAAATATACATCAAATTTGATGAGTTTTCACTCCTTTACACAGGGGATGTAAAGTGGTTTAAGCTTAGAACGGCCGAAAAAAGCAAATTCAGAAAGGCTGATATCTTGGTTATTGAAGCCACCTACGGCCTTCCAATGTACAACTTTCCGACTCCCAGAGAAGCTGAAAAGAAGCTCATAGCCTTTGTAGAGGAAGCATTAGACAGAAAAAAGGTTCCAACGCTCTATGCAAATCAAATGGGAAAGGCTCAGGAACTGCTTAAAATTCTGGACGTTCATGGCTATTCTGCGAGAGTTCCAAGTGATATAAGAAAAGTCGCCAAGATCTACGAAAAATTTGGAATTAAGTTTAACAACATTTCAAATGATGGGGAGGTTGTTATTAGGGGTTTTAGAACTCAAAAGCCTATTAACGGCATCCATCCTTCTGAGCTGTTTGTTTCTGGGTTTGGGAACCTAAAGTTCAGCAACCATGCAGACTTCTGGGAGCTTATAAGAATAATTGAGAGGGTTAAGCCTGAAAAAATTTACACACGATACGGCTATAATAGGGAATTTGCAAGGATTTTGAGAGGATTGGGATATGAAGCAAGGCCTGTAGAAGATGTTTTGCTTTCAGGAGAATTAATTTGA
- the gcvH gene encoding glycine cleavage system protein GcvH, protein MIEVGEYKIKEGLYYTKDHEWAQVLEDGTVLVGITDYAQKELGDLAYVELPEVGKEVAKGDVLCEVESVKAVSEVYAPVSGEVIEVNEELEDAPEKINEDPYGAWIAKIKPSNLEEELKELMDANAYAEYLKSL, encoded by the coding sequence ATGATTGAGGTTGGAGAATACAAGATTAAAGAAGGACTATACTACACCAAGGACCACGAATGGGCTCAAGTGCTTGAGGATGGCACGGTTTTAGTGGGAATAACCGACTATGCACAAAAGGAGCTTGGTGACCTCGCTTATGTAGAGCTTCCAGAGGTTGGGAAAGAGGTGGCAAAAGGAGATGTACTCTGCGAAGTAGAAAGCGTAAAAGCCGTAAGCGAAGTTTACGCACCAGTTAGCGGTGAGGTAATTGAAGTTAACGAAGAACTTGAAGACGCTCCAGAAAAAATCAACGAAGACCCATATGGAGCTTGGATTGCTAAGATAAAGCCAAGCAATCTTGAAGAGGAATTGAAAGAGCTTATGGATGCTAACGCTTATGCTGAATACTTGAAATCACTCTGA